CGACGCCGATCACCGCAAGGCGGTATCACCGGCAATCGAGCCTACCGGCACCCGCGCGCTCAGAACGCCGCGACGACAGCGGCGGCGATGAACAGCACCTGCACGAGGGTGCGCAGCGGCAGCGGCATCGTCTTGATCCCCAGATCGGCGCGCGCCGCGCGCACGTTCGCCGGGAACATCACCACCAGCAGCGCCACCAGCGCGCCGGCCGCGATCGGTGCCACGGGCGGGATCAGCAACCCGATCGCACCGGCCGCCTCCAGCACACCGGTGAGGGTGACCAGCCCCGCGGGCGACGGCAGCCGCGGCGGCACCATCGCGATCAGGCCGTCACGACGCGGCTGCAGGAAATGGGCCGAGGCGGTGAGCAGGAACATCGCGGCCAGGCCGATGCGCAGCGCGTGTGGCCACGAGTCGAGCCAGTCGACGATATCCACCCAACCGGCCAGCCGGGCGAGTCCGGTGACGACGACGAGAACGATGAGCGGTGCCATGAGGACTCCCGGGGCCGCGATGCAATCTTGACAGTGGCTAGATTAGCTCGGATCGCCGGATCGGTCAACGGCCGCGCCCGAGCGGGGAAATAC
The genomic region above belongs to Nocardia spumae and contains:
- a CDS encoding DoxX family protein, with protein sequence MAPLIVLVVVTGLARLAGWVDIVDWLDSWPHALRIGLAAMFLLTASAHFLQPRRDGLIAMVPPRLPSPAGLVTLTGVLEAAGAIGLLIPPVAPIAAGALVALLVVMFPANVRAARADLGIKTMPLPLRTLVQVLFIAAAVVAAF